AAGCTCCGGGACGCCCTGGAGAAGCTCAAGCTGAACGACGCCGCCCTCACCTTTGAACCCGAGTCCTCCACCGCCTTGGGCTTCGGCTTTCGTTGCGGGTTTCTGGGACTTCTCCACGCCGAGATCGTCCAGGAGAGGCTGGAAAGGGAGTTTGGCCTTTCCCTCATCGCCACCGCCCCCAGTGTGGTCTACCGCGTGAGGCTCAAGGACGGCTCTGAGCTGGAGATCCTAAACCCCGCCGACCTCCCCGACCCCACCCGGGTGGAGGAGATCCTCGAGCCCTACGTGAGGCTCACCCTCTTCACCCCCGAGGAGTACGTGGGCGCCCTCATGCAGCTCGTCCAGGAGCGGCGGGGGCGCCTCCAGAACATGGCCTATTTGCCGGGAGCGCAGAAGCGGGTGGAGCTCGTCTACGAGGTCCCCTTTGCCGAAATCCTCTACGATTTCCACGACCGGCTGAAGAGCGTCTCCCGGGGGTACGCCTCCATGGACTACGAGCAGATCGGCTACCAGCCGGGGGACCTGGTCAAGGTGAACATCCTGGTTCACGGGGAGCCCGTGGACGCCCTCACCTTCATCGCCCACCGGGAGAAGGCCTACGCCATGGCCCGGGCCATCGTGGACCGGCTGGCCGAGGTGATCCCGAGGCAGCTCTTTGAGGTGCCCATCCAGGCGGCCATCGGGGGGAAGATCATCGCCCGGGCCACGGTGAAGGCCTTACGAAAGGACGTGCTCGCCAAGTGCTACGGCGGGGACGTGACCCGGAAGAAGAAGCTTCTGGAAAAGCAGAAGGAGGGGAAGAAGCGGCTCAAGGCCATCGGCAAGGTGGAGGTGCCCCAGGAAGCCTTCCTGGCGGTGCTCTCGGCGGGTCGGGATGAGCCTCAGGGCTAGGCTCGCCCTGGTCATCGCCCTTTTGGCCTTTTTGCCCAACCTGGTCCTGGCCCTCACCCTAGGGCTTCTGGGCCAGGGCCCTTGGCTTCCCCTCCTGGTGTGGCTCCTCCTTTTGGCCCTCCTCTCGGGCCTCGTGGGCTACCTCCTCTCGCGAAGCCTCCTCAGGCCGCTGGAGGAGCTCACCCGGGCGTTGGCCTACCTCTCCCTCCGGGAGGGTCCGGTGAACGAGCTCAGACTGCCCGCCCCCAAGGAGCCCCCACCCCAGGAGATCGCCGAGCTGAGGGGCCGCTTCCAGGAACTCTTGGGGCGCCTTAAGGAGCTTTTGGAGGCCCGGGAGGCCTTCTACGCCGCCCTGGCCCACGACCTCAAAACCCCCCTTCTCTCCGCCCTGAGGGCCCTGGAGTACCTGGAGCGGGCGGACCACCTGGGGCGGGAAGGGCGGCTTGCCCTCCTGGGGGAGCTCAAGGAGGAGCTCGCCCGCGCCCACCGCCTGGTGGAAAACCTCCTGGCCTTGGCCCGCCTCGAGGCCCGCGCCCCCCAGGGGACCCCCCTGAACCTCAGGGCCCTGGCGGAGGACCTCCTCCTCCGCTACCAGGGGGAGGCGAGGCGGCGGGGCCTCCGCTTGGAGGTGGAGGGGGTGGGTCTGGCCCGAGGGGAACGCCTGCTTTTGGAAAGGGCCCTGGCCAACCTCCTGGAAAACGCCCTGCGCCACGCCAGGACCCGGGTTCGGGTAAGGGTGGAGGAGGGGGCCATCACGGTGGAGGACGATGGGCCTGGGCTGTCCCTGCCCCTGGAGGTCCTGGCCCGGCCCTTCCGCCAGGGGGAAGGCCCCAAGGGAAGCTCGGGGCTCGGCCTCTACACCGCCAAGCGGGTGGCGGAGGCCCTGGGGGGCCACCTCCGCGCCTGCGCTACCCCCCTAGGGGGGGCAGGCCTGCGCCTGGAGCTGCCCAGGCGCTAAGCGGCCCGGCCTCAGTCCATCACCGGGGGGATCTGGCGCACCCAGAGGATGTAGGAGAGGTACTCCAGGTACCGGAGGGGTACCTCGGAGAGGGGGCGGTCCACCTCGAGGCTCATCATGGCCTCCCCGCCCCGCTTCTTGCGGCTCACGGTGAGGTAGGCGATGTTCACCTCGTCGTCGGCGAGGATGCGGGCCACCCGGGCCACCACCCCTGGGGTGTCCACGTTGCGGACCACGAGGGTGGGCATGGCCCCCGTGATGCGCACCTCAAACCCGTCCACGTCAAAGACCCGCACCAACCCCCCGCCCAGGGAGCTTCCCGTTACCGTGATCCGCTCCTTCTCCCCCTCCAGGAGCATGCGCACGGTGTTGGGGTGCACATCCCCGAGCTCCACCTCCTTGAAGACCACCTCCAGCCCCTCCTTCTCCGCCAGGGCAAGGCTCTCCTTAAGGCGCTCGTCGTCGGGCCGGAGGCCCAAAACCCCGGCGGTGAGCGCCAGGTGGGTGCCGTGCCCCAGGCCCGTCTTGGCAAAGGAGCCGTGCAGGCCAAACTCCACCCGCCTCGGCCTCTCCCCGAGGAGGTACCGGGCGAGGAGGCCCAGGCGGCAGGCCCCCGCCGTGTGGCTGGAGGAGGGCCCCACCATCACCGGGCCGATCATGTCCAGAAGGCCCATACCGCTAGCATAACCCATGCGGCTTTCGGCTTCCTCCACCCGGTAGGAGGTCCTTGCAAGGTGTGGGTATCAGAGGATCTTTAGACCGGCCAAGCGGGCCTCGAGGCGGTCTTTGAACGCCCTCCACTCCCCTTCGGGCACCAGGGCCACCACCGCCCCGCCGAACCCCGCTCCCGTGAGCTTCGCCCCCAAGGCGCCGGCCTGGAGGGCCTCCTCCACCAAAGCGTCCAGCTCGGGAAGGCTTACCTCATAGTCTCGGGAGAGGGAGCGGTGGCTTTGGGTCATGAGTTCCCCGAAGGCCCGGGCATCCCCCCGCCTTAGGGCCTCCACCCCCCTCAGTACCCGCAGGTTCTCCCCCACGATGTGCCGCGCCCGCCGGTCCAGGGGGGAGGGGAGGCTCTCCACCAGGCATAGGTCGGCCACGTCCCGCAGGGCCCGGACCCCAAGGCGCCTCGCCGCCTCCTCGGCCTCTTGACGCCGCTCGTTGTAGGCTCCTTCGGCCAGGCGCCGCTTGAGCCCAAGGTCCAGCACGGCCACCCGGGTGCCGGGGGGGAGGGGGAGGTTCTCGTAGGCCAGGGTGCGGGTGTCCAGGAAGAGGGCCTGGCCCACCCTTCCCAGGCTCGAGGCCATCTGGTCCATGAGGCCACAGCGCACCCCCACGTACTCGGCCTCGGCCCTCTGGGCCAGGAGGGCGAGCTCGAGGTCGGAAAGGGGCAGGCGGTAGAGGGCCCGGAGGGCCCTCAGGGCGGCCACCTCCAAGGCCGCCGAGCTGGAAAGCCCCGCCCCCATGGGGAGATCGCTCCGCACGTAAAAGCGCGCCCCTTCCACAGGGTGCCCGGCCTCCCCCAAGGCCCAAACCACCCCAAGGAGGTAGTCCAGGAAGTCCCCTTGAGGGGGGCTTCCCAGGGGCCTCGCCCTGAGCTCCCTCAGGGTTTCGCTGTAGGCCTCCACCCGCCCCTCGGCCCGCGCCGCCTCCACCTGGGTAAGGTAGGGGAGGGGGGAGGGAAGGACGTAGCCCTCCTGGTAGTCCGTGTGCTCGCCCAAAAGGTTGACCCGGCCCGGGGCCTGGGCCGTGGCCTCGGGCAGGATGCCGAAGATCTCCCGGAAGCCCATGCCCCCATTATGGGCAAAGGGCCTTGCGGTTGTGGTCCAGGAGGTCCAGGTAGGTGGGGACCTTGGCGTCCAGGGTGTCGGTGTAGAGCACCACCACCCTCGCCCCGATGGCCTCGGCCAGGGTGCGGAGGGCCTTCCCCTGGAATTGGGGTTCGGCGAGGACCAGCCTTACCCCCTCCCTCTTGGCCCTCTCCAGCAGGGCGAGAAAGCTCTTGCTGCTCACCTCCTGGGCTCCGCTTTTGGCCAGCACCCCTACCACCTCGAGGCCATAGCGGCGGGCGAAGTAGCGGAAGGCGTCGTGCTGGGCCACCACCTTGGTGCCCCGGAGGGGGCAGGCCAGCAAGGCCCGGTCCCGCCTTTCCACCTCTTTGCGGAAGCGATCCAGGTTGGCTCCGTAGAGGGCCTTGCCCTTGGGGTCCAGGGAGGAAAGCTCCTGGAGGATGCGCTGGGCGTAGCGCAGGGCGTAGCTGGGGTCCAGCCACAGGTGGGGATCGCAGGGGCCGTGGGCGTGGTCCTCCTCCCCGTGGCTGTGGGCGTGGTCCTCCTCGCAGAGGAGGCCGGGCTGGCCTTCCCCGAGCTTCACCACCCTTGCCCCCTTGGGGAGGAGGGGGATGAGCTTGGGCAGGTAGGGCTCAAGCCCCAGGCCGTTGGCGAAGAGGGCCCGGGCCTGGCTTAGGGCCTGGGCGGTGGAAGGGGTAGGCTCAAAGGTATGGGGGTCGGCCCCCGGCGGGACCACCGTGGCCACCTGCACCCGCTCCCCGCCCACCGCCCTCACCAGGTCGGCCAGGATGGGGGTGGTGGCCGCCACGCGCACCTGGGCCAGGGCGGGAAGCCAAAGAAGCATTAGACCGGCGACGCGCCTCATGTAGCAAATGATATCGCATTTTCATATAGTGTCAAGGGGGGCGGTTTAAGAACGGTGTAAGGCCCAGTTTGGCAAGCTGGTCCTTGGGAGGACGGGCCGTGGCCCAGGACCTCGAGGGCGGGAATCCCCTGGCGGGAGGGTCGGGGGAGCCGGGCGGCGGGGCGCGGGGTCCTTCCCGGCCCTGGGTCTGGCTCAGGGCGCTACAGGAGGTGGCGGATGAGGGGTATATGGATGGCAGGAAGTGGGGCGGGCCGTTTCCTCCCACCCCATGGGGGCCCCGAGCCCCTTCCGGCGGGGAAGCCCCCTAAGGGGCGAGGGGCAGGTGGACGGACGGCCGGGCGTATGCTGGCCTTGCTCCTCCTCCTGGGGCTGTCCCTGGCCCAGGGGGTGCGCACCTCCCTCACCCCGGGGGAGGTGGAGGCCCTGCTGAAGGCCGGTTCCTATCGGTACGAGCGGGTGGAGGAAAAGGGGGAGGTGTACTTCCGCCTCCGCCTGGCGGGCCTGGGGGCGGCCCTGTATCTCTTGGACTGCCAGGAGGGGCGGTGTGAGAGCCTACAGCTCTACGCGGGCTTTTCCATGAAAAAGCCCCCCACCCTGGAGCGCATCAACGCCTGGAACCGGGAGCACCGCTTCTCCCGGGCCTACCTGGATGCGGACGGGGACCCGGTGCTGGAGGCCGACCTGGACCTTTCGGGCGGGGTGGCGGAAGGGGCCATCCGGGCCTTTTTGGACCTCTTTGAGAAGAGTCTCCGGGCCTTCGCGGCCTGGATAGGGTTTGACTAGGGGGGCGTATGCCTGAGCTTGCCTTTCCCGCGTGGGCGCGCTGGCGGCTTGGGTGGGCTTTGCTCTTCGGGGTTCTCCTCCTGGCCCTCGGGCTTGGGATGCGGGAGCTTTGGGGCCTCCTTTTAGGGGTTCTTCTCCTTTGGACCTTTGCCCTAAACCTCCGCCGTACGGGGTATACGGTGGGCCTCGAGGCCGAAGGCCTCCGCCACGGGGGGAGGCTTTACCGCAGGGAGGCCCTGAGGGGCGTAACCCTGGACGCCCCCTGGGGCAGGCTCTGGCTGGACTTTGGCGAGGAGAGGCTTTCCCTGCCCCTGGGGCTTCCCGGCTGGGACGAGGCTTTGGCCCATCTGGGAGTGGATTGGCGGGGGGTGGAGGGTCTTCAGGACTACCTTCTGGGCCAGCGGGGCCGGGTCTGGTTCCTGGGAGCCCTCCACCCGCCCCGGGAGGCGGAGGGGGTTCACCAATGGGCCCTGGGCCTCTACCGGCGGCACTTTCGCAAGGTCTACGGGGCGTTTGCCCTTGTGGCCTTGGGGTTCCTGCTCCTCGCCCTTAAGCCCACCCAGGGGCTTGGCGTGGCGGTCCTCCTTCTGGGGGCGGCCTTAGCCCGCTTTTGGGCCTGGCACTTTCCCCACGACCTGGTGCGTCTGCCGGGTGGGGGAAGGTACAACCCCCTGGACCCGGAGTTCCTTAGGCTTTGGAAGGAGGCGGGAGGATGAGGCTACTCCTTCTTCTTTTGGCCGTGGCGGGGCTTTGGGGTGCCCGGGCCGAGCGGGTGATGGACCGCCTCCACGGCTTCGCCCTGGACCTGCCCGAGGGGTGGAGGGTGGTCCTGGGAGAGGGAGGGCTTCTCCTTACCGATCTGGAGAGCGCCGTCCTGGTGCGGGGCATGCCCCTCAAGCCCCCGAAGGAGGCGGCCAGGCCCCTTCTGGAGGAGGCGAGGCGCCTAAGCGGGGAGCAGGCCACCCTCCACTTCAAGCCGGCCTCCGGCGGGCTCATGCTCCTCGCCCGGAACCTCCGCTACCCCCTTCCCCTCACCCAGGGGGCCATGGGGGAGCTTGTCCTCTTCGCCCTGGACCCCCAGGTCCAGGCGGCCCTTTCGGGCCTCCGGTATGAGGCCGCCCACCTCCTCCTCCCCGGCCCCAAGAGCCTTTTCGCCGTGAGCGCCTACCTGCCCCAGGACCTGTCTTCCGCCGAGCGAAAGGAGGTCCTGGGCCTTCTCCGCTCCCTGGAGTTTTTGGGCCCCAAGGAGCGGGTACCCTACCGGGTGGAGGCGGTCCCCGACCCCCTCCTGGGCGTGCCCGCCCTGCGCGTCCCCGTGCCCCAGGGGTATACCCTCCAGGGGAGCGTGGTGGACTTCTCCGAGACCCAGCGCCGCCCCGTCTTCCAGCTCTCCAAGGGCGGGGTGGTCCTCCGGAGGGAGGTGGTCTACCTGGAGGCCCTGGCCATCGCCACGCCCTTCGGGGGAAGCCCGAGCACCCTTTGGCTCTGGAACGGCCGGGCCGGAAAGGCCCCGGGCTTCCTCTGCGCCCGGAGCCCCGAGGAGCTTCCCGCCCTCCTCGCCCAAGGGCTTTGGGCCTGGGAAACAGGGGGGCCCTGGGAGGTAGAGAGGGGCAGGCCCCTCCGGGGAACGAGCCGGGTGGCCCGGTACCTGGAGGAGGTGCGGGAGGCCTGGGATAGGAGGATGGGCCAACAGATGCTCATGGCCACGGGAAGGCCAGGGGACCAGTTCCAGAAGTGGCGGGCCTCCCTGGACCTGCGCGCCTTCCAGGGGAACCTGAGGCGGCAGGCCGTGGTGGAAGCGCTGGGGTTCTTCAGCTACGCCCCCTCCTTCGCCGCCTCTTCCGCCAGATGCACCCTCTACCTCGAGGTGGCCTTGGTGCACGGGGCCCCCGAGGCCCTCTCCCAGGAGGAGGGGACGCTTACCGGGGTCTTCCTCGGCCTCTCCCTGGACCCCCGCTTTGCGGCTTTGGAGGCCGAGCGGAGTCGCCGGGTAAGCGCTGAGCTCACCCGGATGGTCTTGCGAATGAACCAGGAGGCGGAGGAGTTCCACTCCTGGATGCGCCGCTCCTGGACCAACCTCCTCTCGGACCAGACCTACGCCCGCGATCCGGCCACTGGGGAGACCTTCCGCCTCTACAAGCAGTCCTTTGACACGGGGGCCTTTTGGCGCGAGCCCGTCTTCGGGGGGGTGATGGGGGGCGTGGAGCGGGGCGGGAAGCTGGAGGAGCTCCTCCAGGCCGGGGGCTGGCGGCGCCTCGAGGAGTCCTTAAGCGGGCTTCCGGGAACGTGGCGGTGAGGAGGGTGGCGTATAATCCCCCTCATGGACCTCAAGGCCCTGCACCGGCGGCACGTCCTCACCCCCTGGCTTCCCCAGAAGGCCCTGGACCCTCCCCTCGTGGTGCGGGGGGAAGGGGTGTGGCTCTACGACCAGGAGGGGCGGGCGTACCTGGACCTCTCCTCGGGGCTCGTGGCCGCCAACCTGGGCCACGGCCACCCCCGGGTGGTCCAGGCCATCGCCGAGCAGGCGGCCACCCTGGCCTACGCCGCCCCAAGCCTCTTCCACGACAAGCGGGCCCTCCTGGCCAAGGCCCTCTCGGACCTGGCGCCGTGGCCGGAAGGGGCCCGGGTCTTCTTCACCCCTTCCGGCGCGGAGGCCAACGAGGACGCCCTAAAATTTGTCCGCCACCTGACGGGCCGGCCCAAGGTCCTCGCCGCCTACCGCTCCTTCCACGGGGCGACCCACGGCGCCGCGGCCCTCACGGGGGAGAACCGCCGCTTCCCCGCCGAGCCCACCATCCCCGGCGTGGTGCACTTCTTCGCCCCTTACCCCTACCGGAGCCCCTTCCACACGGAAGACCCCCAGGAGGAGGCGGCCAGGGCCTTGGACCACCTGGAACGGGTCCTCCTCCACGAGGACCCCGGGCGGGTGGCCGCCATCTTCCTGGAGCCCGTGGTGGGCTCCAACGGGGTCATCGTCTACCCCAAAGGGTACCTGGAGGGGGTGCGGGCGGTCTGTGACCGCTACGGGATCCTGCTGGTCTTTGACGAGGTGATGACGGGCTTTGGCCGCGTGGGGGCGGCCTTCGCCGCATGGCGCCTCGGGGTGGTCCCCGACCTCATCACCTTCGCCAAGGGGGTGACCTCGGCCTACGTCCCCCTCGGGGGGGTTCTCGTGCGGGAGGGCCTGGCCCGGGCCTTTGACGAGACCCCCCTGCCCACGGGGCACACCTACTCCGGCCACCCCCTGGCGGTGGCGGCGGGGCTTGCGGCCCTGGAGGCCTACCGGGAGGAGGGGCTTCTAGAGCGGGCCCAGCGGCTTGAGCCCTTCTTTCGCGAGGCCTTGGGGGTTCTGGAGGCCCACCCCTGGGTGGGGGAGGTTCGGGGGCTTGGGGCCTTCTACGGGGTGGAGCTGGTGCGGGACCGCAGGACCCGGGAGCCCCTCTCCCCCTGGCACGCCCCGCCGAGCCCGGCCATGGCCGCCCTCCAGCGCGCCCTCCTCCAGGAGGGTCTACATGTCCTCAGCAAGCACAACCTCCTGGTGGTGGCCCCGCCCCTCACCGTCCGCGAGGAGGAGTTCCTGGAGGGGGTGGAGCGCCTTTCCCGGGCCCTCGCCCGGGCCTACGAGCGGGTAGCCTGATGGGGAGGCAAGGCTATAGGGACCTTTTGGACCTCTTAAAGGCCCTGGAGGGCAGGCCCTACCCCTTCTACCGGGACCTCGAGGGGGTCTGGCAGGGGGAAGGGTTCGCCCTGCGCTTTGTCCACGTCCAGGGGGACCCCTTTGCGGCCCCGAGCGTCCTGGAGGTCCTCTACCCCGAGCCCGCTTTGGGCTCCCTCCGGGTCTACGCCCGCCCCGAGGGCCGGGTGGCGGTGGAGGACTTCCTCCTGCGGAGCCTCAAGGCCCGGCTCCGCGCCCTCCCCCAGGTGGGGGGGAGCGGCCACTCGGGCCGGGTCTTCGTGGAGGTGGAAAGCCCCAAGGTCCTGAAGCGGGCGGGGGCCCACCTGGGCCGAGGCCTGGCCCTCCGCTTCCGCCTCGGCCTGCCTGCGGCGGGGCGGCGCATCCTGGGAAAGGAGGCGGCGAGGCTATTTTGGGCCCTCGGGGAGCACCTTCGGGGTTTCCTCCCCGACCTGGACGGGAGGGCCCTCCTCGCCCACGTCCACCAGGCGGAGGACTTCGCCTTCATCCAAGAGCGCCTCCCCGCTCGGGGTCTCGTGGCCTTCGTGGGGGAAGGGGCCATCCTCCCCCGGGAGAGCGGGGTGAGCCAAAGGCCCCTGAAGGGCGCCCTTCCCTTTGAGAGCCCCCCCTCCCTCAGGGTGGCCTTCCGGGTGCCCCACGCCGGGGAGGTTTGGGGCATGGGGCTTCCCCGGGGGCTGACCCTCATCACGGGGGGCGGGTTCCACGGGAAGACCACCCTCCTCGAGGCCCTGGTCCACGGGGTTCATCCCCACGTGCCGGGGGACGGGCGGGAGTGGGTGGTGACGGAGGCCCTCTCCCAGAGGGTCCAGTCCGAGGACGGGCGGAGTGTCCGCGGCGTGGACCTGAGGCCCTTCGTCCACGACCTGCCCCTGGGCCAGGACACGGCCTTCTTCTCCACGGAGGATGCCTCCGGCTCCACCAGCTTGGCGGCGGCCCTCCTCGAGGCCCTGGAGCTTGGGGCACGGGTCCTCCTCCTGGACGAGGACACCTCCGCCACCAACCTCCTGGTACGGGATGCCCGGATGCAGGCCCTGGTGCGCCGGGAAACCCTCACCCCCATCCTGGACAGGGTTCAGGACTTCAAGGCCCTGGGGGTGAGCCTGGTCCTGGTGGTGGGGGGCGTGGGGGACTACCTGGACCTGGCGGACACCGTGGTCCTCATGGAGGCCTACCGCCCCCAGGAGGCCACGGCGGAGGCCCGGGCCATCGCCCGGGCCCACCCCACGGGGCGCGCCTATGGCGAACCCCGATACCCCCTTCAGGTACGGCCCCGGGCCCCGCTTCCCGGAAGCTTTGACCCAAGGAAGGGGAGGAGGGCCCGGGTGAAGGGAAGGGGCCTGAGGGAGCTCCTCTACGGGGAGGAGGTGGTGGACCTCTCCGCTCTGGACCTCTTTGAGAACGCCCAGGTCCGCCTCCTGGGCGCGCTCTTCCGCCGCCTCGAGGCCCTGGCCGACGGCAAGACCCCCCTAGGGGTCCTGGCGGCGCGGGCGGTGCAGGTGGAGGACCTCTTCGCCCTGGAAGAGGTTCCCGAGCTTGCCTTTGTGCGTCCTCTGGAGCTTGGAGCGGCGGCGAACCGGCTCCGGGCCCTTGCGGTCCGGCAGGTAGAACCCCCTCACCAAGGGTCGTAGAGGGCGGGCCTTTGGGCGCTTTTGGGCAGGCTTTCCCCCTGGAGGAAGCGGAGGGCGTAAAGCCGGGCAAGCTCCCCGTAGGGCTCCTTGCCCAGGGCCTCGAGGGCGTAGACGCTAAGGGCGTCCGCCAGGCGCCTTAGGGCCTCCTTGGCGTACCACGGGCCTTCCTCCCGGAGGCGGGCCAGGGCCTTCTCCGCCGCCCCCAGGGCCAGGGGATGGTCCCGAAGCATCTCCAGGAAAGGCTCGTGGGCCCCCTTCTTGGCGAGGGCTTCCAGCATGTCCAGGGCCTGCACGTTGGCCGGGCCCTCCCAAATGGGGGTGATGAGGGCTTCCCGGTGGAAGCGGGCCACGCCGTAGTCCTCCAAGAAGCCCAGGCCCCCAAAGAGCTCCATGGCGAGGACGGTGAGGGCGGCGGCGTGCTCGGCGGTGCGCCCCTTGGCCAGGTGGGAGAGGAGGCGGGCCAGGTGGTAGGCCTCGGAGTAGGGGGGCGTTTCCTGCCAGACCCGGTCAAACCCGGCCACGGCCAGGAAGGCCAGGGCCGTGCCCCCCACCTGCCTCAGGCGCATCTCCAGGAGGTCGTGCTGCACCAGGTCGTGGTCCAAAAGCCTCCGGCCGAAGGCACTGCGGCGGCGCACCCGGAAGAGGGCCTCGAGGTGGGCCTTCTTGGCGAGGCCCATGGCCGCCACGGCGTTGGCCAGGCGGGCCACGGTGAGGGTTTCCAGGGTATAGTAGATCCCCTCCTCCGGCTTCCCGATGAGGTAGGCAAGGCTTTCCTCAAGCTCCACCTCCCCCGAGGGCACGGCCCTGGTGGCCAGCTTTTCCTTGAAGCGCCGCACCCGGAAGTTGAGCCTGCCCTCCGCCTCCCGGGGCAGGAGGAAAAGGGCGAGCCCTTTGGGCCCCGGGGGTGCTCCCTCGGGCCTGGCCGTGACCAGAGCGTAGTCGGCGAGGCCCGCCCCCGAGGCGAAGTACTTGTCTCCCTGGTAAAGCCGGTGGGCCTCCCCCTCCCGCCGGGCCAGGGTGCGGTTCGCCCCCAGGTCGCTACCTCCTTGAATCTCTGTCATCCAGGTAGCCCCAAAGGCCTTCCCGTAAAGGAGCTCCCGCTTCACCGCTTCCCGCTCCGGAGCGTACTTGTGAAGGGCGTAGGCCACCTGGTGGGTGATGGTGAGGATGCAGTACAGCCCCCCATCGGCCAAAAGGTAGCCTAGGGCGTAGTGCAGGGGCCAGCCCCGCCCCTCGTAGGCGGGGCGGACCATGGGGCGGAGCTTTTCCAAAAGGGCCCTCTCCGCCGGGGAGAGCAGGGCCCGGTCTATGCGGTTCCCGTCCAGGTCGTGCATCAGGAGGCGGGGAGGGGAGAGGGCGTCCACGTGGTGGGCCACCTCCAGGACCTCCTCCCCCACCAGCCTCCCAAAGGCGGAAAGCTCCTCCTGGGGAAGGCCCGGGGCGAAGGCGTCCAGGATGGCCCTCAGGTCCGGGTCCAAGGCGTAGTGGTCCTGGCCGTGGCTGTAGAGGATCCCCTGCATCCTGACCCCCTTTCCCCGGAGGCTACGGGGCCCCAGGCCCTTTGTCAAGGGGGGATGTGTGGGATAGTTCACGATGAAAATATTAGGCCTTGGTAAAATGCCCCGGTGGTCTGGGCCCTGCTCGCCCGAATCTGGCGGCTCCAGCGCGCCCTACGGGAGGAGGTGGCGCCGGGGCTTGCCCGGCTTGGGCTCTCCGGGCTTGACCCCTGGCTCCTGAGCGTCCTCCGCAGCTACCCCCATCCCATGGGGGCCGCCCGGGCCATGGGCCTCCCCCCGCCCACGGTGAGCCACATGCTGCGGCGCCTCGAGGCCGAGGGTTTTCTCCGGCGGAGCCTGGACCCCAAGGACCTCCGCCGCTACCGCCTGGAGCTCACCCCTAAGGGCGAGCAGGCCCTGCGGGAGGCGGAGCGCCTCCTGGAGGAGGCCTTGGCCCGGCGCCTGGCCAGGCTATCGGAGGAGGAGCAGGCGCTTTTGGCGCGGCTGCTTTCCCGGTTGGAGGGAGAAGCATGAGGGAACCTACACCGCAAGAGGTCCGCTTTACCATGGTAGGCGTTCTGCTCGGCCTGTTCTTGGCCGCCCTGGACCAGACCATCGTCTCCACCGCCATGCCCCGCATCGTGGGGGAGCTCCGGGGGGCGGAGTACTACGCCTGGGTTACCACCAGCTACCTCCTGGCCTCCACCGTTTCCGCGCCCGTCTTCGGCCGCCTCACCGAGCTCTTCTCCCGGAAGAGCATCCTCCTCACGGCCGTGGTCCTCTTTCTCCTGGGCTCGGCCCTCTCGGGCCTCTCCCAGAACATGGCCCAGCTCATCCTCTTCCGGGGGCTCCAGGGCCTCGGGGGTGGGGCCCTCTTCGCCCTGGCCCTCACCACCATCGCCGTGCTCTTTCCCCCTAGGGAGCGGGGGAAGCTCGCCGGGGTCTTTGGGGCCATGTTCGGCCTCTCCTCGGCGGTGGGGCCTTGGCTCGGCGGCCTCCTCACCGACCACCTCTCCTGGCGCTGGGTCTTTTACATCAACATGCCCGTGGGGGCGGTGGCCCTTTGGTTCATCCTCCGCTATATGCCGAGGCTCTCCCCGGGGCACCGGGAGCGCTTTGACTTCTTGGGGGCCCTCCTTTTGGCGGGCTGGGCGGTGCCCCTCATGCTCGCCTTCTCCTGGGGCGGCAGCACCTACCCCTGGGGAAGCCCCGAGATCCTGGGCCTCTTCGCCCTGGCGGCCCTGGGCCTTTTCCTCTGGGTGTGGGCCGAGCTTCGGGTGAAGCACCCGCTTTTTGACCTCTCCGTCTTCCGCATCCCCACCTTCACCTACGCCGCTTTGGCCTCCTTCTTCTA
Above is a genomic segment from Thermus islandicus DSM 21543 containing:
- a CDS encoding sensor histidine kinase, which encodes MSLRARLALVIALLAFLPNLVLALTLGLLGQGPWLPLLVWLLLLALLSGLVGYLLSRSLLRPLEELTRALAYLSLREGPVNELRLPAPKEPPPQEIAELRGRFQELLGRLKELLEAREAFYAALAHDLKTPLLSALRALEYLERADHLGREGRLALLGELKEELARAHRLVENLLALARLEARAPQGTPLNLRALAEDLLLRYQGEARRRGLRLEVEGVGLARGERLLLERALANLLENALRHARTRVRVRVEEGAITVEDDGPGLSLPLEVLARPFRQGEGPKGSSGLGLYTAKRVAEALGGHLRACATPLGGAGLRLELPRR
- the sdaAB gene encoding L-serine ammonia-lyase, iron-sulfur-dependent subunit beta translates to MGLLDMIGPVMVGPSSSHTAGACRLGLLARYLLGERPRRVEFGLHGSFAKTGLGHGTHLALTAGVLGLRPDDERLKESLALAEKEGLEVVFKEVELGDVHPNTVRMLLEGEKERITVTGSSLGGGLVRVFDVDGFEVRITGAMPTLVVRNVDTPGVVARVARILADDEVNIAYLTVSRKKRGGEAMMSLEVDRPLSEVPLRYLEYLSYILWVRQIPPVMD
- the galK gene encoding galactokinase, with translation MGFREIFGILPEATAQAPGRVNLLGEHTDYQEGYVLPSPLPYLTQVEAARAEGRVEAYSETLRELRARPLGSPPQGDFLDYLLGVVWALGEAGHPVEGARFYVRSDLPMGAGLSSSAALEVAALRALRALYRLPLSDLELALLAQRAEAEYVGVRCGLMDQMASSLGRVGQALFLDTRTLAYENLPLPPGTRVAVLDLGLKRRLAEGAYNERRQEAEEAARRLGVRALRDVADLCLVESLPSPLDRRARHIVGENLRVLRGVEALRRGDARAFGELMTQSHRSLSRDYEVSLPELDALVEEALQAGALGAKLTGAGFGGAVVALVPEGEWRAFKDRLEARLAGLKIL
- a CDS encoding metal ABC transporter substrate-binding protein, with product MRRVAGLMLLWLPALAQVRVAATTPILADLVRAVGGERVQVATVVPPGADPHTFEPTPSTAQALSQARALFANGLGLEPYLPKLIPLLPKGARVVKLGEGQPGLLCEEDHAHSHGEEDHAHGPCDPHLWLDPSYALRYAQRILQELSSLDPKGKALYGANLDRFRKEVERRDRALLACPLRGTKVVAQHDAFRYFARRYGLEVVGVLAKSGAQEVSSKSFLALLERAKREGVRLVLAEPQFQGKALRTLAEAIGARVVVLYTDTLDAKVPTYLDLLDHNRKALCP
- a CDS encoding YbjN domain-containing protein, which produces MLALLLLLGLSLAQGVRTSLTPGEVEALLKAGSYRYERVEEKGEVYFRLRLAGLGAALYLLDCQEGRCESLQLYAGFSMKKPPTLERINAWNREHRFSRAYLDADGDPVLEADLDLSGGVAEGAIRAFLDLFEKSLRAFAAWIGFD
- a CDS encoding aminotransferase class III-fold pyridoxal phosphate-dependent enzyme; amino-acid sequence: MDLKALHRRHVLTPWLPQKALDPPLVVRGEGVWLYDQEGRAYLDLSSGLVAANLGHGHPRVVQAIAEQAATLAYAAPSLFHDKRALLAKALSDLAPWPEGARVFFTPSGAEANEDALKFVRHLTGRPKVLAAYRSFHGATHGAAALTGENRRFPAEPTIPGVVHFFAPYPYRSPFHTEDPQEEAARALDHLERVLLHEDPGRVAAIFLEPVVGSNGVIVYPKGYLEGVRAVCDRYGILLVFDEVMTGFGRVGAAFAAWRLGVVPDLITFAKGVTSAYVPLGGVLVREGLARAFDETPLPTGHTYSGHPLAVAAGLAALEAYREEGLLERAQRLEPFFREALGVLEAHPWVGEVRGLGAFYGVELVRDRRTREPLSPWHAPPSPAMAALQRALLQEGLHVLSKHNLLVVAPPLTVREEEFLEGVERLSRALARAYERVA